One Acropora palmata chromosome 2, jaAcrPala1.3, whole genome shotgun sequence genomic window, actctgaaaaagaggccaaaggtaatttggaaatggcctattattatcattacaatTCAGAGCTAGAACAAATTAATATTGTATAAGGTAAAGTTTGTCCTCAACCAAGaatgataacaatattattattaaactaaACTAGAAGACTAAAAATAAACTTACCAATAGCTAATACTGAGATACTGAAAacttaacatttttttatataaaggtgtttttcaattttctttagCATGAAAGTCTTGACCTTAATGAAGTCACTTTCAATAGTAAAAATTTCAAGGTTACATgctgttttgattggcttttAAACAAATAGGACCTGACATGTGACAAGCCCAAACTTCAAGGATCATCACTTTCCTTATCACAGATGAGGAAGCAGAGTTGCATAGGATTAAAATAGCAGGAAAAAAGAATCAACATTTTACATTGAGAACTATTATTccttgtagtttttttttagcctgGCTTACCATATTTCCCATCCATTCCCTAAGTTTCTGAGACAGCTCTCCAAATGGTGATGCATCTGAAACCTCTGTACGTTTAGCAAAGCTGTGAACACTTTCTGGAACTGTGCAGAGAACTGTACAGTGTTGAAAATCACTGGCTTGTACAAGTGACTGGATCAATCCCAGAGTTTCACTTTGCAGCAGAGTGCCAACAATAAAGACAGCCTTTGTCTCTGATTCATTTCCTCCCTAACAATCGAATTTAGGAAAATAAAGCCATTGACTGAAACTTGATTACTTGACAGCCAGGCACAGAAGCAGCTGTGTGGCTTCAAGGTATCTATCTTAATAGGCTACTTTCTTCTGACATTCCATTTCATTGACTTCTAAATAGGCAAGATTTTTCTGCAGTCACAATGTATAAAAAGGTGGACATGGGTTTGATGAAATACATTCATAAAAGATTATTGGAAAGacattttattgaaatgaaaacacaTGATTGATTAAGTGAGCCAACCCCACTTCAGCCTGTTGCACTccaatattatttattgatgCAAACAGTGACTTGGTATGATGCTGCCCCTATGACTTTGgaaatgttggaaaaaaaaaaagaaaccatgcAAAATAGGAAGAATGCCACTGAAAATTAAGAAGGCTGGAAGTTTTGTAACCTGTAATTATTAAACTAATCAGTATTTCCATTATATGATGGGTGTATAGAATGGTAAATCCGAGACTTTGCGAGACCCTTGTTTAAAAATCCGAGACCGAATTATAAAAGTTCAAGACTTCAAGACTGTTCAACATGCAGCGAGCCCGAAATTCCGAGACTCTTGTTTAGAATGCTGAGATTTCGAGACTGGGCTGATATTTTCCGAGATGCATCACTTTCTCATagaccattctatacccctTATTAGACAGTTATCTTGTCACTACATGGTTCCCCATATTACAAACTTAGGCCAAACTTACTCTGCTTTAATTAATCAattttacaacaaaaaaaagtgtcatagatgatgataatacaaggacttgtatttgaaatgcggaGTGGAATAAATAAATGTGAAAGGCCTTTCTCCCTGCTGCCTAAGCATCGCTTAAAAATGTGATgatcaaattaattatttgattATTATTTAGCTTGACTCAAAGAAAGCAACTAGAAGGCTGGGCCACCATACCACATGCAATTAAATGAATGAGAGGTTTGGAAAAACGAGATTAATTTACAATTAATAGATTAATAATAGGCCCTTTtgtgatttaaaaaaaaagtataaacaACTATTGCTTTCTCTTGATTATGATGCGACTCATTAGGGCTCTTATTTCGCTGGTCGCAATTAAAGCACATTATTGTGCGCACACAAATTAAGCTCAACGAAAAGGATTCACACATACGGTAATTGAATTGTGagttaataaacaaatttttcggaaaaattttctttaatataTTATTCACTCACTCTGCTCGAAGAGATGTCGTAGACATTTAGTGCCCCTGCTTCAAATAATTCCTGGAGATTTCCACACCAGTGTACCCATTCAGCCGTACGAGAATCAAGATAAACCACAGCATTGTTAACCACAGTCAAGAGTTTTTGCCAGATCGATGATATTCCACGTTCTAATGCACTTTTAGCCGCCATGTTATTCTAACCCAGTCTCTTACGCGATCTCTGCCACGCGCGATAATATAACTGCACCTCCCTTCGCTGTTTTCgatcttttgggaatttgtcCTTCTCTATTAGAAGTCCGAACCTTAGAAGGTTTTAGAGTCGACATATGATACTTATGCGATGATTAGTCCTGTATTGCATTTTGGACCCTTTTTTAATACTTGCTATGTTTTTTAGATCCCGCAATTCGTTGTGGGTTGTACTTTAAAGATCGTTTTTTGATGTCGGTCATATACTTCTTCTCGATGATTAGAACACAATacaaaggaaatattttatctGTCTTAGCCTGGAATCCAATATCTAAAATTGTTCAAAGGTGTTTATTGAATCTTCAAAATCTCTCCCCCACCCCCGGGCAAACCTAGGGCATTTGACTATTTTCTGTGCCCGGAAAGTGGGGAATTTGATGGGTAAGGCCTTCCCCCCCggggtggggaatttgactTTTGTCTGGGTGGAGTGGGAGAAATTGAAccgcaaactttttttcagGGGCCGAAGTCGCTAACGGCTATAAACACGTGTTTGGACGAGACTTTTTGGCAACCGAACTGTCAACGGAGTTTTGGCTGCGTTTGTCATACTACAGAGTGAAAAAATATGATACGTTTTCAGACCCCCCCTTTCATTGTTAAAGCGGTAGGTTTTTGTTAGAGATAATCAATTAACCAACActgaacaatttaaaatacataCAGTGGTAAACGCTCTAGGCTCTGTTGGTGATATGTATACAGTTGCCTCCGTGAACAACCTCTTCCGTGTTTCGGAGTTAGAGCAGCTTACACTTACTTATTGACATTGTCCGAAGAGTGTGGCATGTTCAAGTTTCGAGTGACATGGTGTAGAGTCACTTCGCTTTTCTCAGAGAAGGATATACTTGACAAAgtagaaaacttgaaattacaaATAGAAATCTTAATTCTGAAAGCAAAATCCAAATACAAGATTagtgtttctgcaagagcgcatTCGTAATAATCAAATCTGTATCTTACCAGAACACACTTAAAGGTACCGCAtagaggaaataactagaacactgatatgcatatatatatacgtagAAATACACATAAGGAATCGAGTGGAAtgaatgaaagggatctgtcacacgTGGTCTAAGGGCCGAGATTCCTCTCTCTCACTGCCTGAGAACAGGCATCTGGAATTTGGCTCACAAAAAATATCACTGGGCCGAAATCCCAGGGAACATCGCTTGGTACAGCGTATTCAGTTTGAGCATGCGCAGTTTCCTATAACTGAGTCTTTCATCGTATGCGTTGGAAAAGTATCCGCTTAGGTTCAAGTAAACCCAAACAAACTACGTATGCGGTTTaaatatttggttttatgaaacgagttaataaaggttgaattaccaccgtgaaagatttagaaagctgacatttcgagcgttagccctccGTCAGAGCGAAGGGTAATTCAACCTATAGCAACTCGTTTCATAAAGCcaagtttttgtttcactccCTCACCCACGCAGTacctcagtttctttagaacGACTTTCAGTTTAATGAACTTGCTTGGAATGATGGCTGTTTTGTAGACCCTAAAATACGTTGCGGATTACACTTTCGAAATTCTTCCCTGCAGTAGGTCCACTCAGCGCAAGAGAACACCGAGCTATTTTTGCGCGCAAAAACACAAAGGGGATATGTTCATCGGTTTACGGTCGTTTCGATACAAGTAAATTCGATACAAGTTGAAGTCGTTTCGAGACATCATCGAAGTCGATTCGATACGCGTAGAAAGTCGATTCGATTGAACTCAACCTTCAGGTCCGTAGCAGGGGTAGAGGCAAGGGGGAGGCTCGAGTCCCCCcccagaaattttcagatttgaattaaattccgctacaaaagtggaattttgcttCTCGCTACTAAAATGGACAGCTGTCAACGGAAGCTGCAATTTCCAAGTATTGTCGATCATACTAAGATTATGTGCTGTTGCTGTTCTTTGCAATTTGGGATTGTGTAAAGGAACGAAATCGTATTCTTGCTCTGCCAAAAACAACCAActgctttaaaataaatagatcgaaatgcaccaatgacctctgaacttggcctcttggactgtttttctttctaagAGGTCCGCCAGTGTAAAATGTACTACTGTACTAAAGTAAACCTTGGGCTTTTCTGCGATTATATTGAAAGTCTTACAATGTCTTCACAAGAGCcgccgaaaaagaaatccaaacgagaAAAcggatttttttgtttgtacagcgaatgcacatgcgtggatgtcatgtattttgtgccagtatgcaccagcgcgtaccatatggaaaaacacaacACTTATAATAGCCCTGCACCATAAATAAgagtgtttctgcaagagcgcatgcgcaagcgTTGAATATGCACCACcgcaagacacacttgaacgtaccacatggaggaaataagtagaatgctgttgtatatataggaattgtTACCAACTAtttatcgagctgagtggacgaaagggttctgtcacgaatggtctaggggccgacatttctctccctccctgcctggcgacaggtatctgaaacttggctccaaaagcgacctccgggccgaaatctcggggagcatcgttcggtacgacgctctggcaccatgtccagaggtactgttgctttggtattttgtgggcgcatgcgcagctccCCTAGAACTGAGGTTCTCTCCAtattcgtggagaaaatatccacTTAGGGTCGACTAAATACCACAAGCCGctgatgtcatttactggggcgagtttcttcaacaagtgaataagaatttcagtttgctgttgAGATCTTGCTTTAGGTGTCGAAAACAAGTAGGGGAAACTTTTACCGTGGGTAAGACCATGCACTTGTGATACAGAGCCTGGTGTAGTCGAAGAAACAATTCCAATCAAAGAACAACGTGGAAATGAACAACCCGGAAATGATTTGGAGCCATCCACAACAATAGCTGGCGAACTGGAAACGACGAAAACACAACTCAGCGCTCCAGATCAAGTCTTTGTAAACGTATCAGGTAGTCCATACCAgccaaaaattttcaaagacaTTCGGGATTAAgaatcaaacaaaaagaaaaaagttttttttgctaaGGAAAGAGCCTTGATTCCAAGTTTCCTgcccccagttgttcaaaggctCGATAGCACTATTCATGATTGGGTTAATGGCCtttccactggataactcaataggcTTTGGTAGTTCTTAACCATTGGATAATTATTTATCTGCTAAATAGCACTTTCTAACCTTTCATACACGGAGCATCTGACGCCAAGAATCCGTAGTGAGAGCACTCGCTGTCCTTCACTCGAATTCAGACTCAACGCCACATGTGGCTGGGGTTTATATTTTCTCTACTTTCATCCCCCGGTTCTCACCCCTCATAACAACGGATCTttatgaaattcaaaaaagcattacaaataataaacaaaaaatgtagGGAAAAGAACAATATTCAACTAAAaccaaaatcattttttctttatcttgaAAACGAATAAATAACTGAAATGTCCGTTGTCAAAATTTAATAGCAAGTCTACAATTCAGTGGAATTGAGTCATGCAAAGTCGTTTTGCGAGATGACAATATATATCAAAGAGGCAATTTTCTAATGATTTACGTTGACTTAGACGATGAAGTTTCCATTAGATGTGAGTTCGTGGATAACGGACTTGGCCACATTGATCCGTGGTTTCCATTTACTCATTCGACGACCagagttttttctttcaatataTACAACACGAACAGATTTATTAAATGTTATGgattttctcttctttgtaTGAACACAGGAAACTTTGCTCACGACTTTGTCGAGCTCGTTTTCAACGTGAAAGAGATCCTGGCTTTCAGAGCCATAAACCAAACGCCATTCGCGGTTGATTCGATTCAGTTTTTCCGCGTCAATTCTCGGTCGTTTCTGTTGCCTTTCCTTCCTCCTCTCACAACAGTTCTCGCCCTTTTCCTTCCATAATCCAGATTTACTATGTGAATCAATGTTTGACTTGTCATCCTCAGTTTGGCTTATGTTAGGACAAACTTCTGGAAGCTTGGTTCGTTGTGCCTTTCTTATTCTTGCGTGAGTTATGCGTTGTACATAAAGAGGAGTTATACATTTCTGTGAAAAAATATGGGAGGACTTGGAGGCGTTTTTTACTTTAGAGATCCTGTTCATCTTAAGCCACAGGGTACCTCTGGTACCCACAGCAACCAATGACAAGGTCAACGTACTACCTAATATGGCAAACAGCGGGGACAGTAGTGCTCCTGTAAGAAATCAAAATCACAAATTTGTTCGCCTTTAGGAGAAAGGACTCAATGGCGAGCAGCTGATATTTAAGTGTACCGTGACCACCAGAGTATTATTTTGTCCGTCAatgttgtttccttttttcttcatggCCACAAAGAATTTCGACAGGACTAACAGATTTGGTGGTTCAGTTTTTCAGGTTGAATCggtatcttttttttccttttgaatcTGCAACCTACAACAAAACCAGTAGCCCAAGCCTGGTATACAAATTTATATAAAATTAGCAAACTCGTATCAAGGGCACCTTCACGCGTTTACGGTTGTCGTCAAAATCTTGGCTTCCACAGATTTCACCTGCAATATTGCTGCAGTAGTTTGCTACCCAAGGTGTAGCATAAATATAGTCATTAACTGCAGCAGGCAACAACATTGATGCGTTCATGACGGAGAGCGTAAGGAAGATACTTCTAAAGAGGATTGTACACTTACAACCACTCACTATAGTTTACTTAGAAACTTAACTCTCTATCGTAAACTTACCGTTGCGCATAGCCAAATAAATAAATCGCCAGGAATTGCTGTTTATTACAAAGCTGGAATGAATTAATGACTGACCAGAAGGACTGGCCACTGCCAGTAAAATGAAGACCAATAGGATTGCTCTCTTCATTACCAGTTACGCTTAACCTGTTTtacgtaaaagaaaaaaaccatgACAAGCGTTTTTCAATGTTAACATTACACATGCTGGAAACTCATCTATCacttcaaatgttgtttttgcagCTATTGGATTGAACTGTCGTTTGCTGTGACTGAAAAATGccgaaattttaaaattcaaatgaataACTACTCCTTCAAAGGCGAAggttaacgctcgaaaagtcAGCGCTTCAATCattaatttgacccttattaaTATAGCTagtttgaaacagccaaaccTCATTTCCTATATTTCCTGCCTTTCTGGAATACTATAGTCTTACCACATCTGTGATAATAGAACTCATCTCTCCAATGAAGCTCCCTTGCACCAAACATTCTTGCAGTTAGTTTCCTTTATGTCGTCATCAGCATGCCTTGTGACGCAATTTCGACAGTCTCGCGCGCAAGCCTGAGTTTGCGGTTTGCGAAATATCATCGGCAGAACCTTCGGAGTAAATTTGGCAAAGTTGATTTTATCGTGGCAGttatgggggggggggggggatgaGGTGAAAGCATGGTTTCCgcttttaaattttgtgtGGTTTTCATTGAAAGCCGCAAGTGCATTGCCCGCGCGATGTTTCAGTGATCGACCGATGATGATTAGCTCTCTAATAGAGTAACTCTTTAAGAAACCAACCAGAACGCCAGATGAGTACCAGGGTCTTATTTTCGACAGATGCCTTACGATTAAGGATCAGGTGAGCAAAGCGTGCCAGAAAACAAACGGGTCTCGAACATAATGGATGCCCACGGTCATTCACATCACTTGCCTAAACGTCATTCGTCAGGCCAGGCCGATCGTATAGGATCCACCACCGACAACCTTTCACTGGGAGCGCATTTGGTGGCTCCTCTGCAACTGCAAGGCAAGACACAAGCGAGGTCCAACGGCCACGCAGAGTGAGCTTGGCTAGGACTGAGCCCTCAAGTGAACGCCATACCATACCTGTTATGACGTACCAGTTCCACAACAGCCTCGTGGTCATTTTAACGTCT contains:
- the LOC141868696 gene encoding uncharacterized protein LOC141868696, producing the protein MKRAILLVFILLAVASPSGQSLIHSSFVINSNSWRFIYLAMRNGALLSPLFAILGSTLTLSLVAVGTRGTLWLKMNRISKVKNASKSSHIFSQKCITPLYVQRITHARIRKAQRTKLPEVCPNISQTEDDKSNIDSHSKSGLWKEKGENCCERRKERQQKRPRIDAEKLNRINREWRLVYGSESQDLFHVENELDKVVSKVSCVHTKKRKSITFNKSVRVVYIERKNSGRRMSKWKPRINVAKSVIHELTSNGNFIV